The following DNA comes from Suncus etruscus isolate mSunEtr1 chromosome 12, mSunEtr1.pri.cur, whole genome shotgun sequence.
tctccctaatgtcctcttccctctcacccaccctgtcctgcctgcctctggggcagacattttacttctctctttctctatctctccctcttttcttttgtgacattgtggtttATACTACTAcaaatgaaggggtaccatgaatTTCCCTCTCATAGTAGAccattctctaactgcactttcagttctttgtggcaagtttcctaccatcaCAGGCCTCTttatcctcatttctattgtctctggataacattctcacactgtcttttattttccttataacccacagatgagtgatattattccgTTTATCCTtcaccctctgactcatttcattcagcataatactctctgtcatatataagcaaaattcatgacttcatttttttttctaatggccgcatagtattccattgtgtagatataccaaagtttctttcTGTTGTCAGGaacttgggttgcttccatattctgactattgtaaatagtgctgcaatgaacataggagtgcagaggtcatttttgaattgtgtttttgtgtccctaggctatatccctagcAGTGGAATTGCTAATTCATATGACAGaccaatttctaggttttttttttgtttttttttttggtttttgggccacaccagcgatgctcaggggttactcctggctgtctgctcagaaatagctcctggcaggcacgggggaccatatgggacaccgggattcaaaccaaccacctttggtcctggattggctgcttgcaaggcaaatgccgctgtgctatctctccgggcccaatttctaggtttttaaggaatattcatattgtttggatagatgccattcccaccagcagtgaatgatagtccctttctccccacatccatgcttacactgtttgttcttgttcttttttgtttgtttgttttttggaccacacctggtggtgttcagggctctgtgctcagaagttattcctggtaggcttggggtaccatatgggatgctggggttcaaacccaggttggcctgcttgcaaggctaacaccctgcCCACTGAATGAGTTTCAACATCTGAATAAGTTTCAATGTTAAGCAGCACTGACTCCATTCATGGTTGAGTAACTGTCCCACTTTATTTGTACAGTGTTTTTCCAAACAGAAACTTTGAACCTTTTAAGCAGTAACTCCACCCTTCCCTTACCCCTGCACCAGGCCCGACCATTCCACAGCCCCATTTCTGTGAATTCAACTATTCCAAGTACCGCAGACAAGTGGAGCGAAAAATACTTGCCCACAAGTCTTGTTTCATCCTTTCTTGCCTTTAACATTCCATGACTTCTCATAACTTCTACCTCAGTGGATGGTCTCTactctattaaaataatttaagtagcTGGTTTGTCTTGATGAGTATAATTGTGGTGCTGATAAGGTGCCTGTGGAAGGTGCTTTCTCCTCCTGACACGTCTCTTTGGACATATCTCTTTGTCACCTTTTACACATCTATCCTGCTGGTGGTTCTCTGAAGCATCTTCTGTATTACTAAAGAGAGATGCCAAACTCTTCCCAGACACTGGGCTGAGAGAACAGTGTAAGGCCTTCTACACAGTCAattccagtttgatctctggcatgatATAGGTCCTCTGAACTCTGCCAGGgtgattccctgaacacagagccaggagtaagccctggatattgccaggtgtagcagaaaagaagaaaaaggaaggaaggaaggaaggaaggaaggaaggaaggaaggaaggaaggaaggaaggaaggaaggaaggaaggaaggaaggaaggaaggaaggaaggaaggaaggaaggaaggaaggaaggaaggaaaaaaggcttttctcctttttcctacTGACTTCTGGAATGGGCTTGTTTATAATCacagcattctttttttgggaggggggttggtttttgggtcacacccagcagcactcagttactcctggctctatgctcacaaatcgctcctggcaggctcgggtgccatatgggatgccaggattcaaaccaatgtccttctgcatgcaaggcaaatgccctatctccatactctctctggtcccctcacttagcattcttttttttttctttttgttttatttttttcgggccacacccgtttgatgctcagggattactcctggctaagagctcagaaattgcccctggcttggggggaccatatgggatgccgggggatctgaccactgtccttccttggctagcacttgtaaggcaaacaccttacctctagcgccacctcgctggcccctcacttagcattcttaaaagaaatggccacagggccagagagataacatggagataaggtgcttgccttacatgcagaaggacagtggttcaaatggtggttcaaatggcattccatatggtcccccaagcctaccaagagcgatttctgggcgtagagccaggagtgacccctgagccctgcatagtatgaccaaaaaaaagggCCACGTGAACACAGATGGAGAAAGGTCTGTGTACTGGGCAGCTTAAATTTTTGCAGCTGGAAAGCACCTGTGGACTGGGGAAAGTGTTAAGGAAATGTCAAATGGTCAGATTAGGATTAACTGTGGGGTGGGCCTCCCAAGTGTTTTTGGGACTGTGTGGCCCTAAATTCTGAACAGGAAAGATGCAATTTTGTAAAGGGCTTTTTTTTCTCAAGCATAAGTTTCTATTTAACACCTTCCTTCCCAAGAcctctggccataccaggtagcctatctggaaaggacacgaGGGAGCAGTAGAAAGTACCCTAGGTAGAAACCAAGCTAGAAACTCCTCATCCCCTctctatataaactggcttgtgacctgCCCGGGTGGGGTTGTCTCTCTTAGAGGTAACCCTGACAGATCAGTTTGGAGCTTGTTGGTAGACagaataaagtcttgctttgctttactccaattgtgtggtctcattctttGACTCTGAACCCCAACAGGACAGAGATGACATGGCTGCTTTCTGATACCAGATTTGGGACATGCAAGTTTAAGCCAGGGGGTCACATGAAGAGGATTCCAATCTTGCCAAGAGAGATGTGTGTCAGAGGAGGACTGTAGAGACTAGTGTTTGGGGAGGGGGAGGATTAGAGTGTATTGGGTCACCTACAAGGAGGATTTATGGCCCACTGATCCAGGGAGAACTCAGAGAATCATAAAAGCATACAAGAGAGATAGTGAAGTGTAGGGCCAGAGACAGGAAGCCTTGCTGTAACTGTCAccctgagacacacacacacagataaacaCACATACAGAATGCATAGATCATCCATAGACACATAGATCCATGGATATACACACAGATAATAAGACACACATATGGACACACAGACCccatagacacacacagacacacataaatCATACAAACACAGACAATATGCAGACACACAGACCATATACAGACAGTGACatgcacacagacatacacagacCACAGTCATATACACAAACCAGACACAACAacatatagacacacacaaatatacaaacccaagacacacagacagacacatgcACTCTGTGCAGCAGAAACTTCTTAGAAACTTTGGGAAAGAAAACTAGCAgctcgagagagagagagagagagagagagagagagagagagagagagagagagagagagagaaactagcaGTTCTTCCAGATGAAGTGGAATGGGTCCCCTTAGGAAAGAGTTCTAACTTCTAAATGCAGTGGTGGGGTGGGCGGTTGCTTATCATATGGGCATTAACTAGTGAGTGTAGACTggatttttttatgaaaaagtgTGCTCTGTAGGAGGCATTAAGTGGTCAGAGCTGCAGTCAAGGAGTATCTTCAACTTAAGTGGAGGAATGCCACCCTCAACTTCTGATAGGCTTAAAATGGTcagtgtgtggggccagagagatagtaaggcaaTTCCCTTGGATGCGGCccacctggatttaatccctaggACCCCAAGAACCATCAGGCGTAATTCCTGagagaagagtaacccctgagcactgctaggtatggcctaaaaaccaaaaacaagagcaacaacaaaaattatattaaatatgtttatgtattcAATATGTCTCTGATATATTCAATAGtcatatattcaataaatatatgttcatatattcaATATGTCTTTACCCAAAAACCAATTGAAGAACtacacatttatctttttttgatgTATGTTTCTTTTCGTttcttatttattactttatttttgacaGAAAACGATCACaaccctttttgttttatttgggggcacattCAGTGgcgatcaggggtcactcctggttattcCTGCTTAGGAATCAcactccttgtaggctcaggggaacacatgtgatgttggggatctaacccaggtaggccacatgcagggcaaacactttaccctttgttctatttctctgatcTCACAAAAATAAGGTCATAATACCAAAAGAAGgggggactggaacaatagtacagtaggtagggcatttttcttgcatgtgggaccacccaggttcaatccccggtatcccatatagtcccatgagcctgccaggagcaatttctgagcacagagttgggtgttctcccaaaccctcccccaaataaaaatgatcatattcTTAAATTTCATCCAAATAAAAGTTAACTAATATTTGGAGTTAAAAAAAAGTCTGgttattggagccagagagatagtgcattagtagggcgtttgccttgcatgtggtcaaccctagaaagacctgggttccattcccggcatcccatatggtcctccgagcctgccaggagtgatttctgagtgcagagccagtagtaacccaagtgctgccaggtgtggccccaaaaccaaataaaataaaataaaataaaaaattctgattatttaatctatctatttatttctaCCTGTAattcatcattttgttttgttttgttttgttttgggccccacctggctgtgctcaggagttactcccggctttgggctcagaaatggctcctggcaggctcgggggaccatatgggatgcagggattgaactcaggttcgtccAAAattggctgcctacaaggcaaacgccctaccgctgtgctatcactccagtccccaatatataatattttaatttttgttttgtttagggatcgtgtggtaccagggattcaaCCAGGTCTCCAATTGAACCATTACCCTATCCCTTATATCAGCATCAGCATCACCACCATCTCAATCTCAAATTTTCCTACATAACATAAATAATATGCAGATACACGCTTACATTGCAGCCTCATATAGATGGTGTCATATATTTTGTTAGTTGCTTTTTCTAGTCAACATGTTTTCTCCATATTCTTTAAACCTGATATTAatgtatgcttttatttatttaattttttttttagggagcattgcatacccagtgatgcttagggattactcgaATTACTTCTGTCAGGaattgaaggaccatataggaatcgaacccaggtcaattgcatataaggcaagtgttctacctgctatactatctctccagcctctgatgTGCTCTTTAATCTGTTTTTCTATATAGAACTTCAACTGGGGCAGTGTATGTGTAGGGGATGggaggatttttttattttgtacagcAGGGTGCTGCTAACTTTGCTTGTGGTCAATATGGGTTTGATCTATGGCACTACATATGGGCCTCTGcaacctaagtgcagagccagaggtaagcttGAGCTCTTACCTGACTGTGGCTTAAAGATAAAACAGAATTGGTGACCAGAATGATAGCGTAGCAGTAGAGCATTGGTCTTGTATGTGACTGCTCCAGGTTCAGTacatggcatcccagatggtcccctgagtctgacagagtcatttctaagtgcagagccaggagtaaccctgagtgtcaccaagtgaccaggtatggtcccaaaccaaaaataaataaataaaaaaataattcaccaGGGGTGGGgatggccagagcgatagcacagtggtatgctGGAGGCGACTTCTGTCCTGCAGCATCAGTGGGATTTTAAtaaatccacttcagggagagttaTATGTTCAGTTTATAGAGACCCAGACAGGACTGCAGCAGACTCCTTGAACAGTCAGAGAAATTTGAAGAGTTAATTATCTTTTCGATTGCTGTCAGTGAGGAGAAAGCAAGGCCAGCCCCACTCCCTGATAAAACCTGCTCAAATGTCCTCAGAGGAGAGCCCTTGAAGGGAAAATTTGAGTCTCTGAATCTTCCAACAGGTCTAGGCCTATGGCTGTTGTCATCAGTGCACAGGGAAAACAAGTCACTCTGGTTCCACaatagagggaggaagaaaagcacCTATCTAAGAGAGGGAATAAAAGGAAATCCTCAGCAGGTATGCAATCCTAGATTCTTTGGgttcctttgatttctttttttttaaatatggaatgattcacaaatttgcatatcatccttgtgcagggaccatgctaatctttgtatcattccaattttagtatgtgtGCTAGCAAAACAAGCAtgggtttctttgttttctttcatttctttcccttGCCTCCTTCCCTTGATTTTAATGAGTTCTCAGACAGTGAACTTATTATCAGGAAGAATCAAGAGTGATGGATAGGATTCTTTGAAGAAATCTGAATGACACTCAGGAAAGAAGCCATGGGCACACTTTCCTCCTTGACTGAAGAGAGAAGGTGAACGTGAGGGTTTCCTCTCCCACAGGAAAACATCCAATAGTTGGAATCTGTGGCAAAACACAATTTTGTATGGCaatgataaaaatggaaaatcatCCCTGAGGGAAAAGATGTGGGTCCCAGACTGGCAGATGGAGACAGAAGGGCCCTAGACACAAAGCTTCCCAGAGTCATTCGATTCACAGTCCCTTGTCTGGAGGTCTTGTTCTTGAATACATGGTGCCTTAGTGTACACATTCCTGGaaataatttcccatttttactttcttaaacTTTGCTAGTTTCAACTTTGGTGTTTAAAGTTCATTTCTATCTGACTGAGGAGGGAAGAAGCAGCCTTCAGAGTCCATCATTCATTTCTCTTCAGGGAcacaagcaccttccccactgctCCATTGTTGGGGAAGAGGCCACAGAGAAGAGGAAGGGTCTTATTGGCCCCATTTTCCCCAGCCCCAAACTCTGGTTCCTTTAACTCTATGATCTACCAGTATTGCCtaatatctctctgtctctgtgtatctctctctccccccaccccatctgACTAGAAATTAGTGGATTTTGTCACACGGGATGAATGCCTAAATATCTTTTCAGATGCCCTGTTGCCTTCTCCACTGCCCTGCTGCCTCTTGCCCTAAAACCCAGGCTGTGCCCAGCCTCAGGGTCTCAGCATTTTCTTTCTCAGTTGCCACATCCTATTGCCCCTCAAATCTCTGTCCAAATGCTCCCAGGAAAGCTCATTATACTTTCCTGTATCAGAAGAAGTGGCCTGTGGCTCTTGTCCCATCCCATATGTCTCTGAGGGGCCCTTGCTAAATGAACCTGCTTCAGCTCTTTTTCTGCCTTGCCCCAGTGGCTGCAGGTACCTGACTCTGAGACAAACCAGTCATGGGAAAAGTATGACTGAAGGTGCTAAGTGCAAGAGAGAACCCAGGGTGGAGAGTTAAGTATCCTGGGAGAGCTTCAGGGAAGGTTGAAGGAGCGTTACCCTCCACACAGCACACGGGTTTCCTAAGGAGGGGAATGGCCAGTTTGCTGTTGCTCTTGAATATAGTATCTGTCCAGGTGTAATCATGAGGACACCGGGTAGCTGCTCTGTGCTGTGGCCACCAACCATGTCACCCCTGATGTAGCGAGAGGCTGAGGCCGGGCACGAAGGCAGAAAACAACGTGGACCTGGAAGAAGGAATCAAGAGGGGCCTGGCTGGGAAGTGGTTGCAGCAAAGGAGGAAAATTCAGCTTTTAAGCACATAGGAAACTGATCTCTGGTCAGGGGAGATACGGCCTGATAGGGGTGCGCCCCACTGTGTTCAGGCACCTGATTTGGGCAAGGTGGACATCATCAGGGGTACCAGAAGGCCAGGTAGGCCCCTAAACTCAAGGGAAAAAGCCATGTGGACAGCAGGCCTATCCTCGACCCCTGCAGGCTGTTCCCTGATGACCCCAGAAGAGAAGAGTGACCCTTGTTCACACCTCATGAGTTTATGATTACCAAATGCCAGGGAGTCAGACAATAAGGGAACAGCCACAGCTGGGTCTCCTGAGGCCCAGGAGACCCTGGAATTCTCTCCAGGATGCATTTTGGAGGCAGAGGACATCCAGGATGCAGCTGCTCTAGGTAGTGAAGACTACTATGGTGGCAGGTGAGAGGACATGCGAAGGACAGCTCAGGGGGTGCTGCCGCCATGCCTGGTGTTGGCTTCAGTGGGGCTGCAGCTGCTTCAAACTCCACCTCACGAGATGCCTTGCTGAGTCTTAGGTTTGGGGACACAGGCTAATCCCTAACCTGTGGGGCCtgggagaggggggagaaaggggacaaGCTTTGTGGCAGCTACACTGTGTACCCCATCATGTCCCAAGAGACTGAGACACTTGTAAAGGAGGAGGGTGTCTCTCCAATGAAGGTGAGGTATGTTCTCTCATTAAATCCTTAAATGACCCAAGATGACAATTGTATTTTAGCAAGACATGGTTTGGGGTCAGGGAGGTCCATAGATTCCTACCGAAAAGTATGGTGCAGGATTCCAGGGCAGGAGCATCACATGGAGTGAGCAGAAGCGGAATGGTGGGGACTGACTGGCTTATCTTTCCACAGAGCTCCTGGCACTCTTTCCAGGGACACCAAATTCGTTTGTGCACCTTGACTCTACAGAAGTCTTCCATGGCTCCTTACTCCATCCGCAAATACCAGAACAGGGATGACAAGTGGGTCCGAGAGCTGTTCTTCAAGTCAATGGGGGGCATTACTTTCCCCCTCAACCGTGGTCTGAAGTCGCCCCGAATACTGATGCTCCTGTCTGGGGGGCTCTTTATCCTTTTCCTGGTCTCTGGTTCCTGGCACCTGACTCTCCTGGCTGGTCTCACTATTCTCATTACCTTTAGATTCTTTAACAAGCACGTCTGGAATTATTTTATCAACTTTACGTTGAACACGGACTTGTCTGACATCAGCAAATACTACTTCAGCGAGCAGGGGTCCTGCTTATGGGTGGCTGAGTCTGAGGGGCAGGTGGTCGGCATGGTGGGGGCTCTGCCTGTGAATGAGCCCGCCTTGAGGAGGGAGCACTTACAGCTTCACCACCTGTGCGTGGATGTGGGCTACCGAGGTCAGGGTATAGGCAAGGCCCTGGTGAAGACTGTCCTCCAGTTTGGGCAGGATGAGGACTACAGAGCAGTTGTCCTCAACACCACTATATTTCAGCCGGAGGCCCTGGCCCTCTACCAAGGCCTGGGTTTCCAGAAGACTGGAGGGTTCATCTTTACCATAAATGGGAGAGTGGGCCTTATCTCTGTTACTCAGTTTACTTACCACCTCCCCTTCAGGCAGGCCTCCAAGAGCCCGAGGCAGGATGACTAAGGATGCCACCACAGTGAAATAGTCCAGAGAACTACTGTCAGTGTGAGTTTCTCCTTCCTATTAGAGTAGGCTGTGGGGGAGAGTAGCCTCTGCCATGTTTAGTGCTTAAGGGCTGCCACTGTGTCATTTTCTAGGGCCACCAAATGTTGTACACATAATTAATACTTAAGCCCTAATTTGAGTCCATAATAAACACTGGATTATTTCCTGAGTCTGTGTCAGCATTAGGCTGGGCTAGTCTGGGTAGCTATTGTACCATGTTTCTAGTTGGTCGCTGGACAGGCAAGTACACAGACCTCTGGACAGGCTTTCTCCTTTCCTCATACTGGCCTGTATGCAGGTTATGAAAGGCAGGAATATACAATCCAGGGGAATCTGCCAATGGCTCTGATTCACTGAAAATGGGCCCCACTCTATTTTGGGGAGGGTCCtatctggccctgcactcagaagctACTATTAGTGGTgggtgctcaagagatcatatgggatgccagggactgaaccagagGTTGGCCTTTTGCAACTATCTGCTTTGGCTCTGGGACTATTGTTTACATCTCTTAAGTGAGATGAGTATAAGATCATAGAAAAGAGGTAGGGAGGAGTGTGAGAACCAGGTGGAAAGGACTGGGGTGAATGATGCCCTCAGCTTGTCAGGTCTCAGCTTGAGCTGAGAGTGGagtggagggtggggtggggaaggaggataTGTGTGTCCATTCTGAGTTCTGGGGCATCAGATGCTGGGAAAGAATTACATGTGGGATTGGTGCTTGTGTtccacaggcagcactcaggaaaaATGGCAGTGAGAACCCTCAGCACTTTTCCCCAGGTGGAGTTCATGGGGAAACAGGTTCTGATTCTGTTTCCTAATCAGAACCCAAGGGGACTGATATTCCAGAGGTTATTATATTGTGAAACCAATTCTGCGCTTCCTCTTCAAGAGTCTAGTAAAGAAGCTAACAGGTAGGTTTTACCCTAGTGTGGTCTCCCCACAGTGTGTTTCTGGTTGGGATCAGGAGGTGGTTGCCAGTTGCCACCTCTGACTTTACAAACCCACAATTTGAATCATGGATTAAGGGGTTTGGATGACAACAACTCTGGGTTCAAGGAATAACACTcagggttggagcgatagtacagtaggcagggaaGTTTGCCTTGTCCTCAGCCGGCCTGGGCTCCACCCTtggaatgccatatggtccccctgagttcacttggagtgattcctgagtgcagagctaggagtaaaccctgagtcccACAGAAgtctggtcccaaaacaacaacaaagagcaaAACAGTGACACTCACTGTTGCGAACTGTACCCCTCCTGCCCTGGTTTCCTTACAGATACAGGTTTACACAGGTTTACAGGCAACTAGTTTTCTTGTATCCTGAGTAGTAACAACTCCACAGGATAATCAGTTTTGAGAGCTGAAGGAACTTAGCTGTAGGAGTCCTCTGAGGTGAAATGGCCTGGTGGGGGGTAGGGGGGAAGAGATATTTATCTTGTGTGGCAAGGAACAGGTGGTAGCCTGCTTGTTTCTGAGCCTTATTCAGGCCAGCTTTGACTTAGGTGGCAACACTGAAGGCTCTGAGCTGTGCAGGAAGGCAGAGCTGCTCATTGATTTGATCTCTCAAGGAGTTGTAGGAAGAGGCAAAGTGCCCCGCTTCTCTGCCAAAGCATTAGCAGAGAGAATAGGCTCCTCAGTACTGTCCCCTCAAAGGGACTTACTTGTCATTTCAAGGCATAAAAAAGAAGATGCTGGTGGTAAAGGGGAGGGGTGGTCAGTGGAGTCAGAAAGGAACCAAAGGGCAGCAAGTTAGGCCAGGAGAGTGAGTGCAATCCCAGCCATGTGCAGATCCCCTGCAGTCCCAGCAGCAAAAGATAGGTGTGACGTTTTTGACTTCTCTTAGTTTCTATGTGAAGAAATAGATGGCATCATTGTAGTAATTCTGaccatgtatacacacacacacacacacacacacacacacacacacacacacgagtgtgCTTGGGGACTATTCCTAGGTCAGTGTTTGGGTGGAGCAAAGGGTTACTCTACAGTAATGCTGAGCCacaatttctctggcccagacaagggcattattatttttttttttttttttttggtttttgggccacacccggcagtgctcagggattactcctggctgtctgctcagaaatagctcctggcaggcacaggggaccatatgggacaccgggattcgaaccaaccacctttggtcctggattggctgcttgcaaggcaaacgccactgtgctatctctccgggcccccaagggcattatttatgttttaaattaagtCACCTTGAGATGCAGAGCTCAAAAGTTATCAATGAGTCTGGATCATATGTTTCAACgtcatccctttaccagtgttttGCTGCCATCAATTTGCTCAGCTTTCCACCTGTCTTCTCAGCCTGTCTCAATGGCATACAGTTTTCTAtctcactcatttttttctttaaccctttTAGACAATGTAGATGTGATACTGTTATTGAAGGGGATCATGCAAACCACTTTTTTTCCGTTTTCAggccacactggcggtgctcgggggttactccttgctctgcactcataaatcactcctggcaggctctggggattatatgggatgctggggattgaatcacatCTGTTCTGAGTCAGTGGCatgaaaagaaaatgccctacccactatactattgctccagcaccatgcatacatatcactttactatCTTTTGGCAACTAGTTCAAAaaggcatgctttttttttttttgagaggaagGCATaccctggctgcgctcaggggttactcctggctctgcactcagatcttgctcctggcaggctcaggagaccatataggatgccagaaattgaaccagggtatGTCCTAAATCAGAttcttgcaatgcaaatgcccgactgttgtaatattgctctggcctccaaaatGGCATTCTGAATGAAGTACTAAACTCATGAAAGTGTCAATAAAGAAAAGGATgcgttaggggccagagcggtggcacaagcagtattAACCATGCTAGACTtggacaaaccacggttcaaacccccagtgtcccatatggtccccaagccaggagtgatttctgagtgcatagccaggagtaacccctgaacgtcactgggtgtggcccaaaaaccaaaaagaaaaagagacagtgagagagagacagagagaaagaaagagagagaaagagaaagagagagaaagagaaagagagagagagagagagagagagagagaaggatgttttagaaaaaatattgtgtTAGCAACAACACAGCATGTAGGGTATTTgttttccatgcagctgacctgggttcaatcacctgTATCTTTCTAAGCATAGTCGggaataacccaagtgtcacaggtttgtcccaaaaaccaagccaagcaagcaaacaaaaaacccgcAGAATACTGTGGTGGCATATTGAAAGATTCCTCCCAAGCAAGTAGTACAGGAAGTGAGCCAACCACAAATGTCCAGCAATAACACTTATTCAGAATTTCATGTCATGCTTTAGTTTTATTCAAGAGACTCTAATGCAGGAATTTAAAACTAGTGTGGTCATTCTCTTTGTGGTATAAcacctacatacatacatagcaTAGCTAttgcttccatttttccttttggtttataggccacacctagcagtgcacaTAGTTTACTCCTGCACCCAgatcaaatgcatgcaaggaaaatgcccatcTGCTATGAGATCGTTCTGGCCCCAGATGTTGCTATTTAAATAGAacgaagtgggcccggagagatagtacagcggcgtttgccttgcaagcagccgatccaggaccaaaggtggttggtttgaatcccggtgtcccatatggtcccctgtgcctgccaggagctatttctgagcagacagccaggagtaatcccagagcac
Coding sequences within:
- the LOC126024112 gene encoding putative N-acetyltransferase 8B gives rise to the protein MSQETETLVKEEGVSPMKKSSMAPYSIRKYQNRDDKWVRELFFKSMGGITFPLNRGLKSPRILMLLSGGLFILFLVSGSWHLTLLAGLTILITFRFFNKHVWNYFINFTLNTDLSDISKYYFSEQGSCLWVAESEGQVVGMVGALPVNEPALRREHLQLHHLCVDVGYRGQGIGKALVKTVLQFGQDEDYRAVVLNTTIFQPEALALYQGLGFQKTGGFIFTINGRVGLISVTQFTYHLPFRQASKSPRQDD